AGTTTCTCTTCTCCGAGGCACTGCACGCCCTGGGGGTGCCAACCACCCGCACCCTGGCCGTCGTCGCCACCGGGCACGGCGTCGTCCGTGAGTATGGGCCGGAGCCTGCCGCCTTCCTCGTGCGCACCTCCGCCGGCCTGACCCGGGTCGGGACGTATGAGCTGGCACGAACGCACAATGCCGACACGCTCGATCGTCTCCTTCGCCTCGATAGCGGCCGTATCGCCGGTGCTTCGGGCCCGGTGGAGTTCTTCGCCGAGGTAGTACGGCGCCAGGGCCGCCTCGTCGGGGCGTGGATGCGCCTCGGCTTCATTCACGGGGTGATGAATACGGACAACACCTCCATCGCCGGCGAGACTCTCGACTACGGTCCCTGCGCGTGGACCCCCGGCCTCGATCCGACGGCCTGTTACTCCAGCATCGACGCACAGGGGCGCTACGCCTTCGGTAACCAGCCGGCCATCCTGCGCTGGAACCTCACCCGGTTGGCGCAGTCGATGGCCGAGGTCGCCAGCGTGAGCGATCTAGTGGCACAGCTTGCCGCGCTGCCCGACCACCTCGAGGCGGGCAGGGCAAGAATCGACGACACGCCGCGGTGGTTGCCGCTCAATCACCTCGTCGAGGCGGCGCTGGCCGGCGTCCGCCACGGCGAATGTGGCCCCTTCGACGAGCTTGCCCACGCCGTCACCCACCCATGGGAAGAGGATGCCGGCAGTGACTTCACCCGCCGGCCGGCGCCGTCGACCGATTCTTACCGCACCTTCTGCGGAACCTAAAGCTAGCGCTGAAGCTTGAGCGTCTTTTGGGTGTACTCCCACAGCTCGTCGTAGAGGTCAGGGTTGTCGGAGAGCTTTTTGTTGTAGGACGGGATCATCTCGTAGATCTTCGGCGCCCAGTCGATGAGGTACTCGCCGAAGCACCGCTCGATGAGCTCCACCATGGCCGCCGGGGCAATCGACGCCCCCGGAGATGCGCCTAGCAGGCCGGCGATGGAACCGTCGATGGAGTTGACCAGAGCAGTGCCGAACTCCAGGGAGCCGAAGCGCGGCGCCGCGGTGGGCTTAATGACCTGGACGCGCTGGCCGGCGACGATCGACTCCCAGTCCTCGGCCCGCGCCGTGGGGACGTACTCACGCAGGTCTGCGATGCGGGCGTCGGTGTTCTTGGTGACCTCTTCGACGAGATACTTCGTCAGCTTCCACTCCTGCACGGCCACGCCGAGGTAAGAGGGGATGTTGTCCGGGCGGATGGACTTGAACAGGTCGAGGTAGCTGCCCTTTTTAAGGAACTTCGGCGTCCATCCGCCGAAGGGGCCAAACAGCAAGCCCTTCTTGCCGTTGATAACCCGAGTGTCGAGGTGCGGGACGGACATCGGCGGTGCCCCCACCTGGGCCTTGCCGTACACTTTGGCGTCGTGGGCGTCGATGAGCTCCTGGTTCGTCGAACGCAGCCACATGCCGGACACCGGGAATCCGGCGTAGCCGTTGACTTCCGGAACACCAGCCTTACGCAGCAGGTCCAAGGCGTACCCACCGGCACCGACGAAGACGAACTTCGCCTTGACCACGTACTGGTCTCCCGTGTGGACGTTCTTGACCTTGAGCTTCCACGATTCGCCGGAGCGCTTGACGGTGGTGACCTCATTGCCGTAGCGGATTTCCGTGCCGGCAGCCTTCGCGGCGGTGAGGAACTGCTTTGTCAAAGCACCGAAATTGACGTCGGTGCCGTTGACGTTGGAGGCGTAGGCGACCGGCTCCGAGAAGTCTCGCCCCTCGGCCATGATCGGCAGCCGCTCGCTGAACCCCTCCACCGTGTCGACGAAGTCCATGCCGGCAAAGAGCTTCTGGTTCTTCAGCGCGTCGTAGCGCGCCTTGAGGAAGGTGATCTGCTCCTCGCCCCGGGCGAAGGAGATGTGGTCGACGGGGTTAATGAAGGCCTGCGGATCGTGCAGCACACCGTTATTGACCTGGTGGGACCAGAACTGGCGGGAAACCTGGAACTTCTCGTTAATAAGGATCGCTTTGTGGATGTCAACGCGCCCATGCTTGATGGGCGTGTAGTTCTGTTCACACAAAGCGGAGTGACCGGTCCCGGCGTTGTTCCAGGGGGAGGAGGACTCCATGGCCGGGGCGTCGAGCCGCTCAAGGATGATCTGGCTCCAGCTGGGCTCCAGCTCTCGCAGCATGGCGCCGAGAGTGGCGGACATGATACCGGCGCCCACCAGGGCGATATCCACCTCGTCGCTGGCGCCGTTGGTCTTCGCTGTGTTGTTCTGCGTCATCGTGTTTCCAGACACCTATTCGTTTCTCGTTGACTCATAGACACTGTGGGCTCGCCCACTCCTGCTCGCAGCGTGATCTGCGCCACGCTTTCGGCCCAGCCTACGCTGATACCCCTCAGGGTGTAATACTCTCACCCCCAAACTCCCCTTCCCCTGTGCGTTACTACCCCCTACCCCCGTACTGGCCTGAGGCGTGTTCTCCCGACCACGCCAACTTTGCCACCGGCCTCGCCTAGGGTTGTCGGTATGACGACTGACTCCAGCACCTGGCAGCCCGACATCTTGGGCGCCGACTTTGAGCAGCAGAGCATCCCGCTGGACCCGGACCCGGACTTTCCGACCGAGGTCACCGCGACCCTCGTTCGCTACACTGCCTCCGCCCAGCCGGGGCGCACCGCGGTGCTTTGGGTACATGGGCTCTCCGACTACTTCTTCCACACCCACGTCGCGCAACGCCTGCACGACGAGGGCTTCGCCGTCTACGCACTCGACCTGCGAGCCTGCGGCCGCTCCCGCCGCCCCGGGCAGCACTGGCACTACAGCACCGACATCGCCCGTTACGGCGAAGAACTCACCAAGGCGTTGAGCCTGATCGTCGACGCCGGGCACGACCGCGTCGTCCCCCTTGCCCACTCCACCGGCGGACTCATCGTCCCCCTGTGGCTCAGCGCTTTACACTCCGAGCGCCCCGAGCTGCACGCCCACGTCGCCGGTGCCATCCTCAACTCCCCATGGCTGGACATGATGTATCCCCGAGCCGCCGTCATCGGTATGCGCGCCCTGGCAGGAACCATCGGCAGGATCTGGCCGGGCGTCGCCCTTCCGGCCGGGAAGCTCGACGGTTACGGGGTGTCACTGCACGCGTCGAAAAACGGCGAGTGGGACTTCGACACTCGCTTTAAGCCTCTGAGCGGGCACCGGATCTACCTCGGATGGCTGGGCAGCATCCTGAAATCGCAGAAGGCCATCCACGCCGGGGGCGTCGACGCCGCCGTGCCCACCCTGGTCTTGCGGTCCTCGCAGTCCTATCTGGGCCAGCCCTACTCGGCGGCCACGGACACTGCAGACGCCGTCCTCGACGTCGAACAAATCGCCCGGCGCGCCCCGCTCGTCAGTTCCACGGTCACTCAGCAGGTCATCGAGGGTGCCCGTCACGACGTGTTCCTCTCCCTTCCGCACGCGCGCGAACAGGCCCTGGACCTCACCGTGGAATGGCTCCGCGGTCTTGAGCGCTAGTAATAGCGAGATACCCTTACGCCCCGCATCAGAAAGGCCTCCCTTCGCCCATGACTGCTGTCGACGCCCACTACGACCTCATCATTATCGGCACCGGCTCCGGAAACTCTCTCCCCAATGACGACTTCGCCGACAAGAAGATCGCCATCGTGGAAAAGGGACGTTTCGGCGGCACGTGCCTGAACGTCGGGTGCATTCCCACGAAGATGTACGTCTACGCGGCCGAGCAGGCCTACAAAGCGGCTCACTCCGAGCACCTCAACATCCACACCAGCTACGAGGGTGCCGACTGGGACCGCATCGTCGATCGTGTTTTTGCCCAGCGCATCGACCTCATCGCCGCCGGCGGCGAGGCCTATCGCCGCGGCGAGGAGACCCCGAACATCGACGTCTACGATGGCCACGCACGCTTCGTCGCGCCGCGCACTATCACCACTGCCCAGGGCCCGGAGGAGCGGACCATCTCCGGCGATCAGATCGTCATCGCCACCGGTTCACGGCCGTTCATCTTGCCTGTTATCGCCGACTCGGGGGTGCGCTATCACACCAATGAGGACATCATGCGCTTGGAGAAGCAGCCGGAGTCACTC
Above is a genomic segment from Corynebacterium uterequi containing:
- a CDS encoding protein adenylyltransferase SelO family protein codes for the protein MEPCLPAFVRAVAEFALPANPEAMPRPAIVVLNEPLAVELGLSPEWLRSDDGLAYLQGRSTPTFALAYAGHQFGHYSPLLGDGRALLLDEREVAGQAIELHAKGTGPTPLSRPGSDGRGSLSSMLKEFLFSEALHALGVPTTRTLAVVATGHGVVREYGPEPAAFLVRTSAGLTRVGTYELARTHNADTLDRLLRLDSGRIAGASGPVEFFAEVVRRQGRLVGAWMRLGFIHGVMNTDNTSIAGETLDYGPCAWTPGLDPTACYSSIDAQGRYAFGNQPAILRWNLTRLAQSMAEVASVSDLVAQLAALPDHLEAGRARIDDTPRWLPLNHLVEAALAGVRHGECGPFDELAHAVTHPWEEDAGSDFTRRPAPSTDSYRTFCGT
- the mqo gene encoding malate dehydrogenase (quinone), producing the protein MTQNNTAKTNGASDEVDIALVGAGIMSATLGAMLRELEPSWSQIILERLDAPAMESSSPWNNAGTGHSALCEQNYTPIKHGRVDIHKAILINEKFQVSRQFWSHQVNNGVLHDPQAFINPVDHISFARGEEQITFLKARYDALKNQKLFAGMDFVDTVEGFSERLPIMAEGRDFSEPVAYASNVNGTDVNFGALTKQFLTAAKAAGTEIRYGNEVTTVKRSGESWKLKVKNVHTGDQYVVKAKFVFVGAGGYALDLLRKAGVPEVNGYAGFPVSGMWLRSTNQELIDAHDAKVYGKAQVGAPPMSVPHLDTRVINGKKGLLFGPFGGWTPKFLKKGSYLDLFKSIRPDNIPSYLGVAVQEWKLTKYLVEEVTKNTDARIADLREYVPTARAEDWESIVAGQRVQVIKPTAAPRFGSLEFGTALVNSIDGSIAGLLGASPGASIAPAAMVELIERCFGEYLIDWAPKIYEMIPSYNKKLSDNPDLYDELWEYTQKTLKLQR
- a CDS encoding alpha/beta hydrolase — protein: MTTDSSTWQPDILGADFEQQSIPLDPDPDFPTEVTATLVRYTASAQPGRTAVLWVHGLSDYFFHTHVAQRLHDEGFAVYALDLRACGRSRRPGQHWHYSTDIARYGEELTKALSLIVDAGHDRVVPLAHSTGGLIVPLWLSALHSERPELHAHVAGAILNSPWLDMMYPRAAVIGMRALAGTIGRIWPGVALPAGKLDGYGVSLHASKNGEWDFDTRFKPLSGHRIYLGWLGSILKSQKAIHAGGVDAAVPTLVLRSSQSYLGQPYSAATDTADAVLDVEQIARRAPLVSSTVTQQVIEGARHDVFLSLPHAREQALDLTVEWLRGLER